The following are from one region of the Acidobacteriota bacterium genome:
- a CDS encoding DUF421 domain-containing protein → MLPPGAHTLLEIALRTGVVYLLVLVGIRLSGKREVGQMTPFDLTLLLLLSNSVQNAMTGSDTSVWGGAVAAATLLSLNYLVAELAGTNRRFRKLIQGQPSLLIHDGEVIAAHMAREHITMDALECAVREHGVATYKEVALAVLEVDGSISVLKYEEIQPTAQNHLARRRFIKKP, encoded by the coding sequence ATGTTGCCACCGGGCGCGCATACGCTGCTGGAAATCGCCTTGCGAACGGGTGTCGTCTACCTTTTGGTGCTGGTTGGAATTCGACTCAGCGGCAAAAGGGAAGTCGGCCAGATGACCCCGTTCGACCTCACCCTGCTCCTGCTGCTCTCCAACTCCGTCCAGAATGCGATGACCGGTTCCGATACGTCGGTATGGGGAGGAGCCGTGGCCGCCGCCACGCTGCTCTCGCTCAACTACCTGGTCGCCGAACTCGCAGGGACCAACCGGCGCTTTCGCAAACTCATCCAGGGCCAGCCCAGCTTGCTGATTCACGATGGAGAAGTGATCGCTGCGCACATGGCCCGCGAACATATCACCATGGATGCGCTCGAATGTGCGGTTCGAGAGCACGGCGTCGCCACGTATAAGGAAGTTGCCTTGGCCGTACTCGAGGTCGATGGGTCGATCAGCGTCCTGAAGTATGAAGAAATACAGCCCACTGCCCAGAACCATCTGGCGCGGCGGAGATTCATCAAGAAGCCCTAG
- the thiO gene encoding glycine oxidase ThiO, translating to MKTWDAIIIGAGIIGLTLAIELRKQGLRVMVVDKGEPGRESSWAAGGMLVDFSPEMPRALQELGAASARMYPEFVHQLKDESRLNIDLRSEGALLWDPASDPLLRSSYPLPAPLAELEPHLAAKSCEPFFVRERCVDPRDLVAAVIATARHREVDFSSGDTVLGVEINEGKAIGVRTNKTTFAAGAIVNCAGAWAGQVAPHVFPTRPVKGQMLYVVMPEKDLLRHVVRTPEVYLIPRSDGRLLIGATVEEAGFDKQVVPDTIHKLRKAAIEMVPRLTEARILESWAGLRPGTPDALPILGATSTPGYFVATGHFRDGILLAPITANLMTSVVTGRKTALDLSAFSPARFS from the coding sequence GTGAAGACCTGGGACGCGATCATTATCGGGGCAGGCATCATCGGACTGACGTTGGCGATTGAGTTACGGAAGCAAGGCCTCCGGGTCATGGTGGTCGACAAGGGTGAACCGGGACGGGAGTCGTCCTGGGCAGCAGGCGGCATGCTGGTGGACTTCTCCCCCGAGATGCCGCGCGCATTGCAGGAATTGGGCGCGGCGAGCGCCAGGATGTATCCCGAGTTCGTGCATCAACTGAAGGATGAGTCGCGGCTGAACATCGATCTGCGATCAGAAGGCGCCCTGCTGTGGGATCCGGCGTCGGACCCGCTTCTGCGCTCGTCCTATCCTCTACCCGCTCCCCTGGCCGAACTTGAGCCGCACCTTGCAGCCAAAAGCTGCGAGCCATTTTTCGTGAGAGAACGGTGTGTGGACCCTCGCGACCTGGTCGCAGCCGTAATCGCAACAGCTCGTCATCGGGAAGTAGATTTTTCCTCGGGCGACACCGTTCTTGGGGTCGAAATCAACGAGGGTAAAGCGATTGGAGTCCGCACCAATAAAACTACGTTTGCGGCGGGCGCGATCGTGAACTGTGCCGGAGCGTGGGCCGGACAAGTCGCTCCCCATGTTTTCCCGACGCGTCCTGTCAAAGGACAAATGCTCTATGTGGTCATGCCTGAGAAGGACCTGCTTCGCCACGTAGTGCGGACACCCGAGGTTTACCTGATCCCCCGCAGTGATGGACGGTTACTTATCGGAGCGACTGTGGAAGAGGCAGGGTTCGACAAACAAGTTGTCCCGGATACGATTCATAAGCTGAGGAAGGCCGCGATCGAAATGGTGCCGCGCCTGACGGAGGCACGGATACTGGAATCGTGGGCGGGGTTGCGTCCGGGCACTCCCGATGCGCTGCCCATCCTCGGTGCGACGTCTACACCGGGATACTTTGTCGCGACCGGGCATTTTCGCGATGGCATTCTGCTCGCGCCGATCACGGCAAATTTGATGACTTCGGTCGTGACCGGGAGAAAGACCGCACTTGATCTGTCTGCATTTTCACCCGCCCGGTTTTCGTAA
- a CDS encoding ABC transporter ATP-binding protein, with protein MKLIIDNVSKQYGRGPWALRNFSLELGTGVLGLLGPNGAGKTTLMTILATITRATEGRVIWDGAEVSANPDALRSVLGYLPQDFGVYPNLNAVEFLEYLAAVKGLDAAVSKRRIDELLNLVNLTDVRKRPLGGYSGGMKQRVGIAQALLNDPKLLIVDEPTAGLDPEERVRFRNLLSELSGERIVILSTHIVSDVEATATDIALISQGQLVAHASPEDLLRKVEGRVWEWVLPSAELNGARQQHLISNTARRSDGVHARVLGETPPDGAQPVAPNLEDAYLYCLSQHRAGAAA; from the coding sequence TTGAAACTCATCATCGACAACGTCAGCAAACAATATGGGCGCGGACCATGGGCGCTGCGGAATTTCAGCCTTGAATTGGGTACAGGTGTGCTTGGGTTGCTTGGCCCGAACGGTGCGGGCAAAACGACGCTCATGACCATCCTGGCGACAATTACGCGGGCTACTGAGGGGCGCGTGATTTGGGACGGTGCCGAAGTGTCGGCCAATCCTGATGCGCTGCGATCCGTTTTAGGATATCTTCCGCAGGACTTCGGCGTGTATCCCAATCTGAATGCTGTGGAATTTCTGGAATACCTGGCGGCTGTCAAAGGGCTCGATGCGGCTGTAAGTAAGCGGCGAATTGACGAACTCCTGAATCTCGTCAACTTGACGGACGTGCGAAAACGGCCGTTGGGCGGCTACTCCGGGGGCATGAAACAGCGTGTAGGAATTGCCCAGGCGTTGCTGAACGATCCGAAGTTGCTGATTGTGGATGAACCAACTGCTGGCCTCGATCCGGAAGAGCGCGTGCGCTTCCGCAATTTGCTGTCAGAATTATCCGGCGAACGGATTGTGATCTTGTCCACGCATATCGTGTCTGACGTGGAAGCAACCGCGACGGACATTGCATTGATCTCGCAAGGCCAGCTGGTGGCCCACGCATCTCCGGAAGACCTGTTGCGAAAAGTGGAAGGCCGCGTCTGGGAGTGGGTATTGCCGAGTGCTGAGTTGAACGGCGCCCGGCAACAGCACCTGATCAGCAACACGGCGCGCCGCAGCGATGGCGTGCATGCCCGCGTACTCGGAGAGACTCCGCCTGACGGCGCGCAACCCGTCGCCCCCAATCTGGAAGACGCGTACTTGTATTGCCTGTCGCAGCACCGCGCCGGGGCAGCGGCATGA
- a CDS encoding tagatose 1,6-diphosphate aldolase has protein sequence MKLTPGKLKGLKAVSNERGVIAAAAMDQRGSLQKSLAKEKGGEVTDAMMEEFKTLVTEVLTPHATAILLDPEWGLPASKRRAKNAGLLLAYEKTGYDKTGPGRLGDLLDLWSARRLKEAGADCVKILLYYTPFDPKHVNDAKHAWVERIGDECRANDIPYFLEFVGYEEGADEKGLDYAKKKPQIVAESMKEFSKDRYGVDVLKVEVPVNMKYVEGTKSFGGQKAYTKKEAIDLFHKAAGVATRPFIYLSAGVSNAEFSETLELAGESGVKFNGVLCGRATWKDGIAVYAKQGAAAFRTWLETEGVKNINNVNDKLKAATSWHSIYET, from the coding sequence ATGAAACTTACCCCCGGAAAACTCAAGGGGCTGAAAGCTGTCTCAAACGAACGTGGAGTCATCGCCGCAGCCGCTATGGATCAACGCGGCTCATTGCAGAAGTCGCTGGCCAAGGAAAAAGGCGGCGAAGTCACCGACGCGATGATGGAAGAATTCAAGACTCTCGTCACGGAAGTTCTGACCCCGCATGCCACCGCAATTCTGCTCGATCCCGAATGGGGATTGCCTGCCTCCAAGCGCCGCGCGAAGAATGCCGGCCTGCTTCTCGCGTACGAGAAGACTGGATATGACAAGACTGGCCCCGGCCGCCTTGGCGATCTGCTTGACCTGTGGTCGGCTCGCCGCCTGAAAGAAGCGGGCGCGGATTGCGTCAAGATCCTGCTTTATTACACGCCGTTCGATCCCAAGCACGTCAACGATGCGAAGCATGCATGGGTGGAGCGCATCGGCGACGAGTGTCGCGCCAACGACATTCCCTACTTCCTGGAATTTGTCGGGTACGAAGAGGGCGCTGACGAGAAGGGTTTGGACTACGCGAAAAAGAAACCGCAGATCGTTGCCGAAAGCATGAAGGAGTTCAGCAAGGATCGCTATGGCGTGGACGTCCTGAAAGTCGAAGTGCCCGTGAACATGAAGTATGTCGAAGGCACGAAGTCGTTCGGCGGCCAAAAAGCCTATACCAAGAAAGAAGCCATCGATCTGTTTCACAAGGCAGCGGGCGTCGCGACCAGGCCCTTTATTTATTTGTCGGCTGGCGTCAGCAATGCCGAGTTCAGCGAAACGCTGGAACTGGCGGGCGAATCGGGCGTGAAGTTCAATGGCGTCCTGTGCGGCCGCGCCACCTGGAAAGACGGCATCGCGGTATACGCCAAACAGGGTGCAGCAGCATTCCGCACCTGGCTCGAGACCGAAGGCGTCAAGAACATCAACAATGTGAACGATAAATTGAAGGCCGCGACCTCATGGCACTCGATATACGAGACCTAG
- a CDS encoding SDR family oxidoreductase produces MPDHKTALITGASFGIGLELARIFAREGYNLVLVARTADKLRQVASELEKAHGTRSLTLASDLSAPGAAAYVHDQTTRAELTIDVLVNNAGFGQFGLFAENDLEECLQQIQLNITTLTHLTRLYLPEMLQRKSGRILNVASTAAFQAGPLMAVYYATKAYVLHFSEGIANELRGTGITVTCLCPGPTVTEFAKRANILTARLFKLGAMDARTVAEDGYRALMAGKPIVISGFKNWLTAQSVRFAPRSWVTAVARKLQETRKE; encoded by the coding sequence ATGCCGGACCACAAAACCGCTCTCATCACAGGCGCTTCATTCGGAATCGGGCTGGAACTGGCGAGGATTTTTGCCCGCGAGGGCTACAATCTCGTGCTGGTCGCGCGCACGGCGGACAAACTTCGTCAGGTTGCGTCGGAGTTGGAAAAGGCACATGGAACGCGGTCGCTGACTCTGGCCAGCGATCTCTCGGCGCCGGGAGCCGCAGCGTACGTACACGATCAGACCACACGCGCGGAGCTTACCATCGATGTGCTGGTTAATAATGCCGGCTTCGGGCAATTCGGGTTGTTCGCCGAGAACGATCTGGAAGAATGCCTGCAACAGATCCAACTCAACATCACCACCCTCACCCATCTGACGCGCTTGTATCTTCCGGAGATGTTGCAGCGAAAAAGCGGGCGCATTCTGAATGTGGCGTCCACGGCGGCGTTTCAAGCGGGGCCGTTGATGGCTGTTTATTACGCCACGAAAGCGTACGTGCTGCATTTTTCCGAGGGAATTGCGAACGAGCTGCGAGGAACAGGCATTACTGTTACTTGCCTGTGTCCGGGACCGACGGTCACGGAGTTCGCCAAGCGCGCCAACATCCTTACGGCCCGACTCTTCAAGCTTGGCGCAATGGACGCACGCACGGTCGCCGAGGATGGCTACCGCGCTCTGATGGCTGGTAAGCCCATAGTGATCTCGGGATTCAAGAACTGGTTGACCGCGCAGTCGGTGAGGTTCGCACCCCGGAGTTGGGTGACGGCGGTGGCGCGGAAGTTGCAGGAAACCAGAAAAGAATAA
- a CDS encoding amino acid permease, translated as MTDLLAKKPIDQLVKEAQETGEHSLKRTLGVFQLTALGVGAVIGAGIFVLSGLGAHYAGPGLMLSFVLSGMGCAFAALCYAEFAAMIPLAGSAYTYAYATLGEIFAWIIGWDLTLEYAMGASTVSSGWSNHFIELLDIFHIKMPLWLAYDHWTGLRAAENIVARQMAVASDSTLVPGTQAFLNKVTEIMGAQSPELMQRGHDLLNAPHLFGYEIGVNVPAFIIALVITAILTIGIKESARFNSTIVTIKVAVVLFVIALGFRYVSASNWGGDWHSFAPFGFSGIGAGAAYIFFAYIGFDAVSTTAQEAKNPQRDLPIGIIASLLICTALYIAVAAVLTGMVPWREVNIEAPIARAFMDRGLTGASHIITLGALAGLTSVMLVMLLGQTRVLYSMANDGLLPKKFFAAIHPRFRTPWKNTILVGFLAAIVGSLTPIDDIGKMVNIGTLLAFVIVCIAVMVLRSTNPGQARPFRTPWVPFVPIMGILFNGYMMYKLGWVNWARLIVWLVIGLVVYFVYGRHHSKVQQSLKR; from the coding sequence ATGACTGACCTGCTCGCGAAAAAGCCGATTGATCAACTCGTTAAAGAAGCGCAGGAAACTGGCGAACACAGCCTGAAACGGACGCTCGGCGTATTCCAGTTGACCGCGTTGGGCGTAGGCGCAGTGATTGGCGCCGGCATCTTCGTTCTTTCTGGACTGGGCGCGCACTACGCAGGGCCGGGCCTGATGCTCTCCTTCGTGCTTTCCGGGATGGGTTGCGCATTCGCAGCGTTATGCTACGCCGAGTTCGCGGCCATGATCCCGCTGGCCGGTAGCGCCTACACCTACGCGTATGCGACGTTGGGCGAAATTTTCGCGTGGATCATCGGCTGGGATCTGACCCTCGAATACGCGATGGGCGCCAGCACCGTGTCCTCCGGATGGTCGAACCACTTCATCGAACTGCTCGATATATTTCATATCAAGATGCCGCTCTGGCTCGCCTACGACCACTGGACTGGATTGCGCGCCGCTGAAAATATCGTGGCTCGCCAGATGGCTGTGGCTTCCGACTCCACGCTCGTACCGGGAACGCAGGCCTTCCTGAATAAAGTGACCGAGATCATGGGCGCTCAGTCGCCGGAACTGATGCAGCGAGGTCACGACCTGCTCAACGCGCCGCACCTTTTCGGCTACGAGATCGGCGTCAATGTCCCCGCCTTCATCATTGCATTGGTCATCACCGCCATCCTGACCATCGGAATTAAAGAGAGCGCTCGTTTCAACTCCACCATCGTCACCATCAAGGTGGCCGTTGTGCTGTTTGTGATTGCCCTCGGCTTCCGCTACGTCAGCGCCAGCAACTGGGGCGGCGACTGGCACAGTTTTGCGCCTTTCGGATTCTCCGGAATCGGGGCCGGAGCTGCTTATATCTTTTTCGCCTATATCGGATTTGATGCTGTTTCGACCACTGCCCAGGAAGCAAAGAACCCTCAACGCGATCTGCCGATCGGCATCATTGCATCGCTTCTGATCTGTACTGCGCTATACATTGCCGTCGCAGCCGTCCTCACGGGCATGGTGCCATGGCGCGAAGTGAACATCGAAGCTCCCATCGCGCGCGCTTTTATGGATCGCGGGCTCACAGGGGCATCGCACATCATCACTCTAGGGGCCTTGGCCGGATTGACCAGCGTCATGCTGGTGATGTTGTTAGGACAGACTCGCGTCCTTTACTCGATGGCCAATGACGGCCTCTTGCCCAAGAAATTCTTCGCGGCCATTCACCCGCGTTTCCGGACGCCCTGGAAGAACACGATTCTCGTTGGATTTCTGGCCGCGATTGTGGGCAGCCTTACTCCAATTGATGACATCGGCAAGATGGTCAACATCGGAACCCTGCTGGCATTTGTCATTGTCTGTATCGCAGTCATGGTGCTGCGCAGTACGAATCCAGGTCAGGCTCGACCCTTCCGCACGCCGTGGGTGCCGTTTGTGCCGATCATGGGCATCCTTTTCAACGGCTACATGATGTACAAGCTGGGATGGGTGAACTGGGCGCGCCTGATTGTCTGGTTGGTGATCGGCCTGGTGGTTTATTTCGTCTACGGCCGCCACCACAGCAAAGTGCAGCAGTCGTTGAAAAGGTAG
- a CDS encoding amino acid permease — MSTDAKPTSPATLADDWAKHTHQDKELVQGLGLTSATMLVMGSMIGSGIFIVSADISRVTSSPALLIGAWLVTGFLTIVGALSYGELAAMMPRAGGQYVYLRESLGPLWGFLYGWTLFLVIQTGTIAAVGVAFGKFLGVFWPAISSSHWILHFWKVPKFTIGPMVLGGMDVGLNTQNLVAILVVVLLSIINIFGIRTGALIQNVFTAAKVSALLGLVIFGVFLGRNAQAIASNFGANFWKNAGLGTLHDVGGGVLVSTLTVLAIAQVGSLFSADAWNNVTFTAGEVKNPSRNLPLSLALGTGVVIALYIGCNFIYLAALPLMGSPTGTTLLERGIQYAAEDRVGTATMTQMFGAAGGALMAIAIMISGFGCCNGLILAGARVYYAMAKDGLFFKSVARLHPKYKTPAVSLMVSMVWTCILCVSGSYGQLLDYIIFAVLVFYILTIIGLFVLRKTHPDAERPYKAVGYPVLPAIYIVMALFIDVVLLRYKPQYTWPGLCIVLLGIPVYFLWSQKARPTSA, encoded by the coding sequence GTGAGTACTGACGCTAAACCAACTTCCCCAGCAACCCTCGCCGACGATTGGGCGAAACACACCCATCAGGATAAAGAGCTTGTTCAAGGCCTCGGCCTGACCAGCGCGACCATGCTGGTGATGGGCTCAATGATTGGTTCCGGCATCTTTATTGTCTCCGCCGACATTTCCCGTGTAACGAGTTCGCCCGCGCTGCTCATCGGCGCATGGCTCGTTACCGGATTCCTCACGATTGTCGGCGCTCTCAGCTATGGCGAACTTGCGGCCATGATGCCGCGCGCCGGCGGCCAATACGTCTATCTTCGCGAGTCGCTCGGACCGCTCTGGGGATTCCTCTACGGCTGGACATTGTTCCTCGTCATTCAGACTGGCACAATCGCCGCGGTGGGCGTGGCTTTTGGCAAGTTCCTCGGAGTTTTCTGGCCGGCAATTTCCTCGAGCCATTGGATCCTGCATTTCTGGAAAGTTCCCAAATTCACGATTGGCCCCATGGTCTTGGGCGGCATGGACGTTGGTCTCAACACTCAGAACCTCGTTGCAATCCTCGTGGTGGTTCTGCTCTCCATCATCAATATTTTCGGCATTAGAACCGGCGCCCTGATCCAGAACGTCTTCACCGCAGCCAAAGTTTCGGCACTGCTCGGACTCGTCATCTTTGGCGTTTTTCTAGGACGCAATGCCCAAGCCATTGCCAGCAACTTCGGTGCGAACTTCTGGAAAAATGCCGGCCTTGGCACTCTCCACGATGTCGGCGGAGGGGTCCTGGTCTCGACCCTGACAGTCTTGGCGATCGCACAGGTCGGCTCACTCTTTTCTGCCGACGCCTGGAATAACGTCACGTTCACCGCCGGTGAAGTGAAGAATCCCAGTCGCAACCTTCCGCTTTCATTGGCGCTGGGCACGGGCGTCGTGATCGCACTCTACATCGGCTGCAACTTCATTTATCTGGCGGCCCTTCCGCTGATGGGAAGCCCGACCGGAACGACGCTGCTGGAGCGCGGCATTCAATATGCCGCCGAAGACCGCGTTGGCACGGCAACCATGACGCAGATGTTCGGCGCTGCCGGCGGAGCGCTGATGGCCATTGCCATCATGATTTCCGGTTTCGGATGCTGTAACGGCCTGATCCTGGCCGGCGCGCGCGTCTACTACGCCATGGCCAAGGACGGCCTTTTCTTCAAGAGTGTCGCCCGTCTGCATCCCAAATACAAAACGCCCGCCGTTTCGCTGATGGTGTCGATGGTCTGGACCTGCATCCTCTGTGTTTCGGGCAGCTATGGCCAGCTTCTTGACTACATCATTTTTGCGGTGCTGGTGTTCTACATTCTGACCATCATTGGGTTGTTTGTGTTGCGCAAAACGCATCCCGACGCGGAACGTCCCTATAAGGCTGTCGGATATCCCGTGCTGCCCGCGATATATATTGTGATGGCTTTGTTTATCGATGTTGTGCTGTTACGCTACAAACCGCAATATACCTGGCCGGGATTGTGCATCGTACTGTTGGGGATCCCGGTGTATTTCTTGTGGTCACAAAAAGCACGCCCGACTTCAGCCTGA
- the thiE gene encoding thiamine phosphate synthase: MLKLPPLYPILDASYFPDGGALLAAAEDLAAAGVTLIQYRNKSGNARQMLEDARALKRILGSRVQLIMNDRADLCLAAAFDGLHVGQDDLSPDAARRIIGPDRCLGISTHNPEQIALAHRTDADYLAIGPVFATSSKANPDPVVGLEGVRRARELTRKPLVAIGGITRQNARSVIEAGADSVAVISDLLPDPRKSGEAFFEVLR; encoded by the coding sequence ATGTTGAAGCTTCCGCCCCTTTATCCGATTCTCGATGCCTCGTATTTCCCAGATGGTGGCGCACTGCTGGCTGCCGCCGAAGACCTCGCGGCCGCCGGCGTCACCCTGATTCAATATCGCAACAAGTCCGGCAACGCACGCCAGATGCTAGAGGACGCCCGCGCACTGAAACGGATCCTCGGCTCTCGCGTCCAACTCATCATGAACGACCGCGCCGATCTCTGTCTCGCCGCTGCTTTCGACGGACTGCATGTCGGCCAGGACGATCTCTCGCCCGACGCTGCCCGGAGAATCATCGGCCCTGACCGTTGCCTCGGAATCTCAACACATAATCCCGAACAAATAGCACTAGCGCACCGGACCGACGCCGACTATCTCGCCATCGGCCCTGTTTTTGCCACCTCCAGCAAAGCGAATCCCGATCCGGTCGTTGGGCTCGAAGGCGTCCGCCGGGCAAGGGAACTGACACGGAAACCTCTGGTCGCCATCGGCGGCATAACGCGCCAGAATGCCCGCTCCGTAATCGAAGCCGGGGCCGACAGCGTGGCCGTGATATCTGACTTGTTACCCGATCCACGCAAATCAGGAGAGGCTTTTTTCGAGGTTCTGAGGTAA